The following proteins are co-located in the Solea solea chromosome 21, fSolSol10.1, whole genome shotgun sequence genome:
- the prdm9 gene encoding histone-lysine N-methyltransferase PRDM9, producing the protein MSAGSDVVAWVETTEEVVVTEESPPSDDNTPPVFEPAEATVQKLLDTLGKGENPEANDGFHCEECLTLFQEHNDPANINGPSFVLDFPISIGVPQRALLTLPYGLMIGRSSIPRAGIGVINHGPTVCPGMHFGPYEGEVTTRENAMSSDFSWEINKGEPDYEYIDAARESHSNWMRYVNCARVKDESNLLAVQFKGSILFHCCRTIHPGDELMVWPSDNLLAHFSESWNQLWFMKLKSEESNATVASQVFLCSQCQLSFTTEAFLHRHIEHFHTQPTGDCATPDAQGAELENPTPSEDSGTVESLVVLSPVDPFDSKTCGDCGKTFKQMPHLRRHKLCVHSNRRPYCCPKCRRTFSQACGLIRHQLVHRKQTVPKVANQSKNVSENTEISTQSSELFVAADPGIIDEAKETDVNENQQEAMDVTETQNASTGEAETSQFNCSDCVKSFINEASLKKHRVIVHEKLRPYVCTVCQRCFGQYNDLTRHLQVHRKEKKGKEEEPNTLSFSCADCSLAFPSEDTLQQHTNEHNSGDTTVKDGHPLPVNSDQINDPDFVPQTSVSGTDVSIQNAPSQRPRRLGARSRISAITKLIAPKQRRGVSKKLASSTPTDLSCTQPVASAVRNVKFTKYKWFSCERCKRTYGNPSDLKSHKCAWKQHKCGQCGASFSKSGFLKRHEQRVHTNAKSYRCDHCDKVFTTACNLKQHQKSNTCMKYHCTSELFSCSFCQFSFTMKSYLIKHIKRHHPVEYLSICESDSLMDQLQEEQTEEERVCPHCGKSCASAKAFKSHTCFQQVKVLYLCTDCGKGFTNHYGLKQHQRIHTGEKPHRCPHCSKSFSYTGQLNVHLRTHTGEKPYLCTHCGESFRQSGDLKRHERKHTGVKPYTCPECCKSFSRPHSLKAHQMLHMGQKMFNCNQCGKSFSRNYHLRRHHQKMHL; encoded by the exons ATGTCGGCCGGGAGTGACGTGGTGGCGTGGGTTGAGACAACCGAAGAGGTTGTTGTAACAGAGGAGTCACCACCATCTGATGACAACACTCCTCCAG TTTTTGAGCCAGCAGAAGCAACCGTTCAGAAGTTACTGGATACTTTGGGGAAGGGAGAAAACCCTGAGGCTAATGATGGCTTTC ATTGCGAGGAGTGTCTGACTCTCTTTCAGGAGCACAATGATCCTGCCAACATTAATGGCCCATCTTTTGTCCTTGACTTCCCAATAAGCATTGGTGTCCCGCAGCGAGCTCTTCTCACTCTCCCCTATGGACTGATGATAGGCAGATCTAGCATTCCCAGAGCAGGTATTGGGGTCATAAATCATGGTCCAACTGTGTGTCCGGGAATGCATTTTGGACCGTATGAGGGGGAAGTGACAACAAGAGAAAATGCCATGTCAAGTGACTTCTCCTGGGAG ATCAATAAAGGAGAGCCTGATTATGAATACATTGATGCTGCCAGAGAATCACACTCAAACTGGATGAg GTATGTCAACTGTGCTCGAGTCAAAGACGAGTCAAATCTGCTGGCAGTCCAGTTCAAAGGCAGCATCCTCTTTCACTGCTGTCGCACCATACATCCTGGTGATGAGCTCATGGTGTGGCCCAGTGACAATCTCCTTGCCCATTTCAGTGAATCTTGGAACCAGCTGTGGTTTATGAAGTTGAAATCTGAAG AGAGTAATGCAACAGTAGCATCTCAGGTCTTCTTGTGCTCCCAGTGTCAGCTTTCCTTCACTACAGAGGCTTTTCTCCACCGACATATCGAACACTTCCACACGCAGCCCACAGGGGACTGTGCAACACCTGATGCTCAGGGAGCGGAACTTGAAAATCCCACCCCAAGTGAGGACTCGGGAACTGTAGAATCACTGGTGGTGTTATCACCCGTTGACCCTTTTGACTCCAAAACATGTGGAGATTGCGGGAAAACTTTCAAGCAAATGCCACACCTCAGAAGGCACAAACTTTGTGTCCACTCAAACAGGCGCCCCTACTGCTGCCCAAAGTGCAGGCGAACTTTTAGCCAGGCATGTGGTCTAATCAGACACCAGCTTGTTCACCGGAAGCAGACTGTGCCGAAGGTTGCCAATCAAAgcaaaaatgtcagtgaaaacacagaaatctcCACACAAAGCTCAGAACTTTTTGTAGCTGCTGATCCAGGCATAATTGATGAAGCAAAAGAAACGGATGTAAATGAGAATCAACAAGAGGCGATGGATGTAACTGAAACGCAGAATGCATCTACAGGAGAGGCAGAAACATCTCAATTTAACTGTTCAGACTGCGTGAAGAGCTTCATAAATGAAGCCTCCCTTAAAAAGCACAGGGTGATTGTCCATGAGAAGTTACGCCCCTATGTCTGCACTGTGTGTCAAAGATGCTTTGGTCAGTACAATGACCTGACCAGGCACCTGCAGgttcacagaaaagaaaagaaaggtaaAGAAGAGGAACCAAACACCTTGTCTTTTAGCTGTGCCGACTGTTCACTGGCTTTTCCTTCAGAGGATACCCTTCAGCAACACACCAATGAGCATAACTCGGGGGATACCACAGTGAAGGACGGTCATCCATTGCCTGTCAACAGTGATCAAATTAACGATCCTGATTTCGTTCCACAAACCTCTGTGTCTGGAACGGATGTATCGATCCAAAACGCTCCCTCTCAGCGGCCTCGGAGACTTGGTGCCAGATCTCGAATTTCGGCCATTACCAAGCTCATAGCTCCAAAACAAAGAAGAGGTGTCAGCAAGAAACTAGCCAGCTCCACTCCGACTGATCTGAGCTGCACTCAACCAGTAGCCTCTGCTGTCAGAAATGTCAAGTTCACAAAATACAAATGGTTTAGTTGTGAGAGATGTAAACGGACATATGGAAACCCGAGTGATCTCAAATCCCACAAATGTGCTTGGAAACAGCACAAGTGTGGTCAGTGTGGGGCGTCTTTCAGTAAGTCTGGGTTTCTGAAGAGACACGAGCAGCGggtacacacaaatgcaaagtcCTACAGATGTGACCACTGTGATAAAGTCTTCACCACAGCTTGTAACTTGAAACAGCATCAGAAGAGCAACACTTGTATGAAGTATCACTGCACGTCTGAGCTTTTCTCATGCTCCTTCTGTCAGTTCTCCTTCACCATGAAGAGCTACCTTATCAAACACATCAAGAGGCACCACCCCGTGGAGTATCTATCAATCTGTGAATCCGATAGCCTGATGGATCAGCTGCAGGAAGAGCAGACGGAGGAGGAGCGTGTGTGCCCGCATTGTGGGAAAAGCTGTGCAAGCGCCAAAGCTTTCAAAAGTCACACTTGCTTCCAGCAGGTGAAGGTTCTATACTTGTGCACAGACTGTGGAAAGGGCTTCACAAACCACTATGGTCTGAAGCAGCATCAGCGCATTCACACGGGGGAGAAGCCACACCGCTGCCCTCACTGCAGTAAAAGCTTCTCGTACACAGGCCAGCTCAACGTGCACCTCCGAACTCACACTGGTGAGAAGCCGTACCTGTGCACCCACTGTGGAGAGAGCTTTCGGCAGTCGGGAGACCTGAAGCGGCACGAGAGGAAGCACACAGGGGTGAAGCCCTACACCTGCCCCGAGTGCTGTAAAAGCTTTAGTCGCCCACACAGTCTCAAAGCGCACCAGATGCTTCACATGGGACAGAAAATGTTCAATTGCAACCAGTGTGGAAAGAGCTTTTCAAGAAACTACCATCTCAGGAGGCACCATCAGAAGATGCACTTGTAG
- the fbxw10 gene encoding F-box and WD repeat domain containing protein 10B, with translation MREGNMNNVDVNNREAPKKMKCVNFDYKSKVGCAKMCGLCPACAFAPKPAGRTQCLWKVTDGHRRGFVVELLLRCKSTLLLESIQNMLSVTSWTLFIYGRARVPPRPFTNHITNPAFLEEPPDVDMEEIWDWFSSSPDWIKSLYLCRLFLLCDSELLRVFANLTNVLLATLRAVKQRELSGCNTNGSEQCKDEDSEDPAVMVDPGSSRSMSGVSRYRDFVGCLPVNLSKRILGLLEEATLKSCQKVCRRWQPLVKETMEDKKFRRQFQDQTQATMNKYKGIDLVSPTYANIVEVHVPTYEDEEADIHSSYQKVQPFEAAYAKIKTKFVQMEERNVYCGAHFAQVVLMKEDPHRVLDYRGRAYMATASKDCAAHLYYVASEAKMVSVMKGHVGTIRAVLLCEDRNLVITASCDASIRCWNLKTDLCEIVLYGHTGTVNCLDVHADRLVSGSKDCTVKVWNLETGKHLQGLNFKHPNSIQCVKINTTKVFSSCARGLVKIWNLEKASVLRVIDAHRSPVRCLFFDEWHLLSGDVNGQVMVWSTNCQVKECLMTFSHPKEVKSLALIYLRVVTGCVDGKIRIFNFLTGDCLRAITVEPKAGCILSLHFLDGSILINTISCVKVHHFAKVFWDYPDTAEEGQSVVLTQDEESSASIRKVTFNHGTAQETPPSQRIHTSDCRKPEKAELLKHTHVPVTPSKCQTQVRERCKTAPQSVSRSKKVKTSEQTKKRPLRGNTSQNARQGAYDVEANDSTECLDDSNNTDSWASYTPQDSLPSDSQALPTSKQSRASSLQNTCGGQSRKTKSRVQGLERGASQNVSDAVQPPSADVQKPKGRVGALTASAKKQPKPSA, from the exons ATGCGCGAAGGCAACATGAACAACGTGGATGTGAACAATCGTGAAGCACCAAAGAAGATGAAGTGCGTTAATTTTGACTATAAATCCAAGGTGGGATGCGCAAAGATGTGCGGCTTGTGTCCCGCTTGCGCTTTTGCCCCAAAACCTGCGGGGCGTACTCAGTGCTTGTGGAAGGTGACGGATGGACACAGGCGAGGGTTCGTGGTGGAGCTGCTTCTGCGCTGCAAAAGCACCCTGCTGCTCGAAAGCATCCAGAATATGCTGAGTGTAACATCGTGGACTTTGTTCATCTACGGTCGGGCGAGAGTCCCACCTCGACCTTTTACGAATCACATCACAAACCCGGCGTTTCTGGAGGAGCCACCGGACGTGGATATGGAGGAGATCTGGGACTGGTTCAGCAGCAGTCCAGACTGGATTAAATCACTTTATCTTTGTCGTCTTTTTTTACTCTGTGACTCGGAACTTTTGCGCGTGTTTGCCAACCTAACCAACGTCCTTTTGGCAACATTGAGAGCGGTGAAGCAACGCGAAC TGAGTGGCTGCAACACCAATGGGTCTGAACAGTGCAAAGACGAAGACTCGGAGGATCCTGCTGTCATGGTGGATCCTGGTTCCTCCAGATCCATGTCTGGAGTGAGCCGATACCGAGACTTCGTAGGCTGCCTGCCTGTTAATTTGTCTAAGAGGATACTAG GTCTGTTAGAAGAAGCAACTTTAAAAAGCTGCCAGAAGGTTTGTCGTCGCTGGCAGCCCCTCGTAAAAGAAACCATGGAGGACAAGAAGTTCAGAAGACAGTTCCAGGATCAAACTCAGGCAACTATGAAT AAGTACAAAGGCATCGATCTGGTCAGTCCCACTTACGCTAACATTGTTGAAGTCCACGTGCCCACATATGAGGACGAAGAAGCAGATATTCACTCAAGTTACCAGAAG GTACAGCCATTTGAAGCTGCTTATGCCAAAATCAAAACCAAGTTTGTCCAAATGGAGGAGCGGAATGTTTATTGTGGCGCGCATTTTGCCCAAGTCGTGCTGATGAA AGAAGACCCCCATCGAGTGTTGGACTACAGAGGCAGAGCGTATATGGCCACCGCCTCCAAGGACTGCGCTGCGCATCTGTATTATGTTGCATCAGAAGCAAAGATGGTGTCGGTGATGAAGGGCCACGTTGGCACCATCCGGGCAGTGCTGCTCTGTGAGGACAGAAACCTGGTGATAACTGCGAGCTGTGACGCCAGTAtcag GTGCTGGAATTTGAAGACAGACTTGTGTGAGATTGTGCTGTATGGTCACACCGGCACCGTCAACTGTCTGGATGTCCATGCTGATAGACTTGTCTCAGGGTCGAAGGACTGCACAGTGAAAG TGTGGAATCTGGAAACAGGGAAGCATCTTCAGGGTTTAAATTTCAAACACCCAAACTCCATCCAGTGTGTGAAGATCAACACAACCAAAGTGTTCAGCAGCTGTGCCCGAGGCCTCGTCAAGATATGGAACTTGGAGAAGGCATCAGTACTTAGG GTGATTGACGCCCACAGGAGCCCAGTCAGGTGCTTGTTCTTTGATGAATGGCATCTTCTATCTGGGGACGTTAATGGTCAAGTCATGGTGTGGAGCACCAACTGTCAGGTTAAAGAGTGTCTCATGACCTTCAGCCACCCAAA AGAGGTCAAATCGCTGGCGCTCATCTACCTGCGTGTTGTCACTGGCTGTGTGGACGGAAAGATTCGTATTTTTAATTTCCTCACCGGTGATTGCTTGAGAGCCATCACAGTGGAGCCTAAGGCAGGTTGTATTCTGTCCCTGCACTTCCTTGACGGCAG CATATTGATAAACACGATATCCTGTGTGAAAGTTCACCACTTTGCCAAAGTGTTCTGGGATTACCCCGACACAGCAGAAGAGGGCCAGAGTGTGGTGCTGACTCAGGATGAGGAATCTTCAGCATCCATCAGAAAGGTTACCTTCAACCATGGCACGGCACAGGAGACCCCACCCAGCCAAAGGATACACACCAGTGActgcaggaagccagagaaagcTGAGCTGCTTAAACACACGCACGTCCCGGTGACTCCCTCTAAATGTCAGACTCAAG TCCGAGAACGCTGTAAGACCGCTCCACAATCTGTGAGTCGgagtaaaaaggtaaaaacatctgaacaaacaaagaagaggcCACTCAGAGGCAACACCAGTCAGAATGCACGGCAGGGCGCGTACGACGTCGAAGCTAATGACAGCACCGAGTGCCTCGACGACAGCAACAACACAGATTCCTGGGCTAGTTACACGCCACAGGATTCACTGCCCTCCGACTCCCAGGCTCTGCCAACGAGCAAGCAGTCTCGCGCTTCTTCACTGCAGAACACGTGCGGCGGTCAGTCGAGGAAGACAAAGAGCCGCGTCCAAGGTCTGGAGAGGGGTGCCAGTCAAAATGTGTCAGACGCAGTACAACCTCCCAGTGCTGATGTGCAGAAGCCAAAGGGGAGAGTTGGGGCCCTCACAGCAAGTGCCAAAAAGCAGCCAAAACCTTCTGCGTGA